A region of Paenibacillus thiaminolyticus DNA encodes the following proteins:
- a CDS encoding IS3 family transposase, with the protein MFSVQLLCEIAGISRLSYYKWLNRKPSSHEQENAELTHVMMSIYEKVERTFGYRQLTVHMRRQMGKTINQKRVYRLMKIQGIQSVIRRKKKRYPRSTPQQVAENVLNSKFTADAPNEKWVTDVTEFKYGNGQKAYLSAILDLHDKSIVSYVFGRSNNKPLVFQTLKRALQEAPGSKPMLHSDRGFQYTSLDFKKLLDDNEMTQSMSRVGRCIDNGPMESFWGTLKCEKYYLHTYHTFEELEKDIQAYSTFTITNDYKQN; encoded by the coding sequence TTGTTCAGCGTTCAGCTTCTGTGTGAAATTGCAGGCATTTCACGTTTAAGCTATTACAAGTGGCTAAATCGCAAGCCCAGTTCCCATGAGCAGGAAAATGCAGAGCTAACGCATGTCATGATGTCCATTTATGAGAAAGTCGAGCGTACCTTTGGATACCGTCAATTAACGGTGCACATGCGCCGCCAAATGGGAAAAACGATTAACCAAAAGCGCGTGTACCGGCTGATGAAGATACAAGGAATTCAATCCGTCATCCGGAGGAAGAAAAAGAGATATCCGAGATCCACTCCACAGCAGGTGGCTGAGAACGTGCTGAACAGCAAATTCACTGCAGATGCGCCAAATGAAAAGTGGGTTACGGATGTGACGGAATTCAAGTACGGCAATGGCCAAAAAGCGTATCTAAGCGCTATTCTCGACCTTCATGATAAATCCATCGTTTCCTATGTATTCGGGCGTTCCAATAACAAACCTCTTGTATTTCAGACGTTGAAACGGGCCTTGCAAGAAGCACCAGGAAGCAAGCCCATGCTTCATAGCGACCGGGGTTTCCAATATACCTCTCTGGACTTCAAGAAGCTCTTGGACGATAACGAAATGACTCAGAGTATGTCCCGTGTTGGACGATGCATCGATAACGGTCCAATGGAATCTTTCTGGGGAACCCTAAAATGCGAGAAGTATTATTTACACACCTACCATACCTTTGAGGAGCTCGAAAAAGACATCCAGGCCTACTCCACTTTTACAATTACGAACGATTACAAGCAAAACTAA
- a CDS encoding SOS response-associated peptidase, translating to MCGRYSLTVSLEELLAYYALEEDAAAALISYGPRFNIAPGQPIPAVIHDGAKLRIGPLRWGLIPSWAKDEKIGWRTMNARAETLRSKPAFRLPFERKRCLIPADGFYEWRTEPDGTKQPIRIVRRDGGLFQFAGLYDTWFDAEGRKVSTCTIITTEPNELMAPIHDRMPVIVPPEQMTMWLDRGTTDTLRLEPLLRPRPADELRAYPVHKRVGNAKTDDPACIEPLS from the coding sequence ATGTGCGGGAGATATTCATTGACGGTGAGCTTGGAGGAGCTGCTCGCCTATTATGCGCTGGAGGAGGATGCGGCTGCGGCCCTGATCTCTTACGGGCCCCGCTTCAATATCGCCCCGGGCCAGCCCATCCCGGCCGTCATCCATGACGGGGCGAAGCTGAGAATCGGCCCGCTCCGCTGGGGGCTGATCCCCTCCTGGGCCAAGGACGAGAAGATCGGCTGGCGGACCATGAACGCCCGCGCCGAGACGCTGCGCAGCAAGCCGGCCTTCCGCCTTCCGTTCGAGCGCAAGCGCTGCCTCATTCCGGCGGACGGCTTCTACGAATGGAGAACGGAGCCGGACGGCACGAAGCAGCCGATCCGGATCGTAAGGCGGGACGGCGGCCTCTTTCAGTTCGCCGGCCTGTATGACACCTGGTTCGATGCCGAAGGGCGCAAGGTAAGCACCTGCACGATCATCACGACCGAACCGAACGAGCTGATGGCTCCGATACATGACCGGATGCCCGTCATCGTGCCGCCCGAGCAGATGACGATGTGGCTCGATCGCGGCACGACCGACACGCTGCGGCTGGAGCCGCTTCTGCGGCCCCGTCCGGCCGATGAGCTTCGCGCCTATCCGGTACACAAGCGGGTAGGCAATGCGAAGACGGACGATCCCGCTTGCATTGAGCCGCTCTCTTGA